One Angustibacter sp. Root456 genomic window carries:
- a CDS encoding type II secretion system F family protein — translation MHQAGLPELAPRAVLAACVLCAGLVLVLAAAITRTLPVAACLALLAGGSPLMALRARAQRRQTDLRHAWPDAVDHLASAVRAGLSLPEALAALAVRGPADLRAGFAAFEVDYRATGRFDLALDELKVRLADPVADRVVESLRLARQVGGTDLGRLLRTLADFLRSDARLRGELEARQSWTVNAARLAVTAPWVVLLVLATRPESLAAYSRPAGVVVLGVGAAVSATSYALMRRIARLPAERRVLR, via the coding sequence GTGCACCAGGCCGGGCTGCCAGAGCTCGCGCCGCGGGCCGTCCTGGCGGCATGCGTCCTGTGCGCCGGCCTGGTGCTCGTTCTGGCTGCAGCCATCACTCGCACGCTGCCCGTGGCGGCCTGCCTCGCCCTGCTCGCCGGTGGCTCACCGCTGATGGCCCTGCGCGCGCGAGCGCAGCGGCGCCAGACCGACCTCCGACACGCCTGGCCGGACGCCGTCGACCACCTGGCCTCGGCGGTGCGCGCCGGGCTGTCGCTGCCGGAGGCGCTCGCAGCGCTGGCCGTGCGCGGTCCCGCCGACCTGCGCGCCGGCTTCGCGGCCTTCGAGGTGGACTACCGCGCGACGGGGCGCTTCGATCTCGCGCTCGACGAGCTGAAGGTCCGGCTCGCGGACCCGGTCGCCGACCGCGTGGTCGAGTCACTGCGCCTCGCCCGACAGGTCGGTGGCACCGACCTGGGGCGCCTGCTGCGCACGCTGGCGGACTTCTTGCGCTCTGACGCCCGGCTGCGTGGCGAGCTCGAAGCGAGACAGAGCTGGACCGTCAACGCGGCCCGCCTGGCCGTCACGGCGCCGTGGGTCGTCCTGTTGGTGCTCGCCACGAGGCCCGAGTCGTTGGCGGCGTACTCACGCCCGGCCGGCGTGGTCGTACTGGGCGTCGGGGCCGCGGTGAGCGCCACCAGCTACGCCCTGATGCGGCGCATCGCGCGCTTGCCCGCTGAGCGGAGGGTCCTGCGGTGA
- a CDS encoding type II secretion system F family protein gives MTPTGLLITGSLVGGLLGLGLAVVVRYLPLLRRPSLEARLAPYVADVLPESRLLVPHGVGSAVPVLQRLVARGARRVAARLQLLLGGASSVQRRLDRAGRGVDVESFRAEQVVWGALGGLAGGVVAGALWWGRQAAPVALSVLVLAAVGGGFAARDWALTQQARRRERLMMAEFPTVAEMLALAVGAGEGPVAALERVAHLSHGELAAELRRTLADARAGASFVQALQGLSTRTDLAPLVRFVDGVVVAVERGTPLAEVLRGQAQDVREAGHRELTEAAGRKEIAMMVPVVFGVLPVTVLFAVYPGFAFLRMGW, from the coding sequence GTGACGCCGACGGGCTTGCTGATCACGGGTTCCCTCGTGGGTGGTCTGCTCGGGCTGGGCCTGGCCGTGGTCGTCCGCTACCTGCCCCTCCTGCGCCGGCCGTCGCTCGAGGCCCGGCTCGCGCCGTACGTGGCCGACGTGCTCCCAGAGAGTCGCTTGCTGGTCCCGCACGGCGTCGGGAGCGCTGTTCCGGTGCTGCAGCGCCTTGTCGCGCGAGGCGCGAGACGTGTCGCCGCGCGCCTGCAGCTGCTGCTCGGCGGTGCGTCGTCGGTGCAGCGCCGCCTCGACCGGGCGGGCCGAGGGGTGGACGTCGAGTCCTTTCGCGCCGAGCAGGTCGTCTGGGGCGCGCTCGGTGGGCTCGCGGGTGGCGTCGTCGCTGGCGCGCTGTGGTGGGGACGCCAGGCAGCCCCGGTCGCGTTGTCAGTGCTCGTGCTCGCGGCTGTAGGCGGTGGGTTCGCGGCTCGCGACTGGGCCCTCACGCAACAGGCACGTCGACGCGAACGACTGATGATGGCGGAGTTCCCCACCGTCGCCGAGATGCTCGCTCTCGCCGTCGGTGCCGGGGAGGGACCGGTCGCGGCCTTGGAGCGCGTGGCCCACCTGTCGCACGGCGAGCTGGCGGCGGAGCTGCGTCGCACCCTCGCCGATGCCCGCGCAGGGGCGTCGTTCGTGCAGGCCCTGCAGGGACTGAGCACCCGCACTGACCTCGCACCGCTGGTGCGGTTCGTGGACGGCGTCGTCGTAGCGGTCGAGCGCGGCACGCCGCTGGCGGAGGTGCTGCGAGGGCAGGCCCAGGACGTCCGCGAGGCCGGACACCGCGAGCTGACGGAAGCCGCCGGCCGCAAGGAGATCGCGATGATGGTTCCGGTGGTCTTCGGGGTGTTACCCGTGACCGTGCTGTTCGCCGTCTATCCCGGTTTCGCGTTCCTGCGCATGGGCTGGTGA
- a CDS encoding TadE family protein gives MKRRAGDDGSAAVDFALVGGLLTLVFMSVVQLGLLLHVRSTLIDCTAEAARAGALAGHSASDSPMRLRQLLAAELGAGYASRVRVTGAERTTVGDVEVVTLTVSAPAPVVGLAGPTHGLVVTAHAVAEPR, from the coding sequence GTGAAGCGCAGGGCGGGGGACGACGGCTCCGCGGCGGTCGACTTCGCCCTGGTGGGTGGGCTGCTCACGCTGGTGTTCATGAGCGTCGTGCAGCTCGGGCTGCTGCTGCACGTGCGGTCGACGCTCATCGACTGCACCGCGGAGGCCGCCCGGGCCGGCGCGCTGGCCGGGCACTCGGCGTCCGACAGCCCGATGCGCCTGCGCCAGCTGCTGGCTGCCGAGCTCGGGGCGGGCTACGCCTCGCGGGTTCGGGTGACCGGCGCGGAGCGGACGACGGTCGGAGACGTCGAGGTCGTGACCCTGACCGTCTCGGCGCCGGCACCGGTCGTCGGGCTGGCCGGGCCGACGCATGGCCTGGTCGTGACCGCACACGCCGTCGCAGAGCCGCGGTGA
- a CDS encoding pilus assembly protein TadG-related protein, producing the protein MRSPTRPDDDGQITILALGFALIAFVLVAVVADVAAVHLARTQLTDVAEAAALDAADALADTAYRDGIDGARRSPAVPVTDDSVRRQVGRYLATYEPTSRLEAVRVLPGTGSADGQSATVALAGRARLPVAAFVVASWNTGVTVTATATARSPLRR; encoded by the coding sequence ATGAGGTCACCCACTCGCCCCGACGACGACGGGCAGATCACCATCCTCGCGCTCGGGTTCGCGCTCATCGCCTTCGTCCTGGTCGCGGTGGTGGCGGACGTCGCAGCCGTGCACCTGGCGCGCACCCAGCTCACCGACGTCGCCGAGGCCGCTGCTCTCGACGCCGCCGACGCGCTCGCCGACACCGCGTACCGAGACGGCATCGACGGGGCGCGCAGGTCGCCCGCCGTGCCGGTCACCGACGACTCGGTGCGCCGCCAGGTCGGGCGCTACCTCGCCACCTACGAGCCGACGTCCCGCCTCGAGGCCGTGCGCGTGCTGCCCGGCACCGGCTCGGCGGACGGTCAGAGCGCCACCGTGGCGCTGGCCGGTCGGGCGCGACTCCCGGTCGCCGCCTTCGTCGTCGCGTCGTGGAACACAGGCGTCACGGTGACGGCCACCGCGACGGCGCGGTCCCCGTTGCGTCGGTGA
- a CDS encoding PASTA domain-containing protein translates to MPDVRGLRAAVAQQVLVDAAIPVNAISTHDAPSAATPGVVVEQTPAFGEDDVSKVDLGIAVPVTMPDLAGKSQDEAVETLSGFGVGVSVAYAYSKDVTAGRVLSTTPAIGKRLGPTASITVATSGSTLPLSQVNTVAGGCDSAQNVAVNGHDYATALGCSTDTTAAASTTWVLSKTVDRLVATVGIADDEAPGASAPYAVIVDGKVVAKGTAAFGASTKIDVRCTGAIQLTIRVGPASAEDVTVEFGDAVVYGSDQGIARLAKLQ, encoded by the coding sequence ATGCCCGACGTTCGGGGCCTTCGGGCGGCAGTCGCTCAGCAGGTCCTCGTCGACGCGGCGATCCCGGTGAACGCGATCTCCACCCACGACGCGCCATCAGCCGCCACCCCCGGTGTCGTGGTCGAGCAGACTCCAGCCTTCGGTGAAGACGATGTCTCGAAGGTCGATCTCGGAATCGCCGTGCCGGTCACGATGCCCGACCTGGCCGGCAAGAGCCAGGACGAGGCCGTCGAGACCCTCTCGGGATTCGGCGTCGGCGTGAGCGTCGCCTACGCCTACTCGAAGGACGTCACCGCCGGCCGCGTCCTGTCGACGACGCCGGCGATCGGGAAGCGCCTGGGTCCGACGGCGTCGATCACGGTCGCGACGAGCGGGTCGACCCTTCCCCTGTCGCAGGTCAACACCGTCGCCGGGGGATGCGACTCCGCGCAGAACGTGGCGGTCAACGGCCACGACTACGCCACGGCGTTGGGGTGCTCGACCGACACGACTGCTGCCGCCAGCACCACGTGGGTGCTGTCGAAGACGGTTGATCGCTTGGTCGCGACGGTCGGCATCGCGGACGACGAAGCGCCGGGTGCGTCCGCGCCCTACGCGGTCATCGTCGACGGCAAGGTCGTCGCCAAGGGGACAGCAGCATTCGGCGCATCGACGAAGATCGACGTGCGTTGCACCGGTGCGATCCAGCTCACGATCCGCGTCGGCCCGGCCTCCGCCGAGGACGTCACCGTGGAGTTCGGCGACGCCGTGGTCTACGGGTCCGACCAGGGCATCGCGCGGCTGGCGAAGCTTCAGTGA
- a CDS encoding VWA domain-containing protein yields MRVRGILAAAALAALAVAGGAAAGHQTASATPTATTASDVVPPVVVVLDLSGSMNDDDGTGLIKLTGAKKAVDEVIRGLPSSQPFGLWTYPGGADDCGSGSFAITPGTIRDLAGTIARADALTADGGTPTGPALQSAADALTSQGTSKATLVLISDGESNCGDSPCTVAKDLVTKGFDVTIHTVGFRVSAQGRSELNCVASATGGTYVDVDNSKELNQTLKRLTRARLRIQAAGQAGQLDLALGRLTVTVSNDSAVTANDVQLLLTLDRNAPAIGNTLLRIGNLLPGTSVVRTWSVGSPVRSPGAAIGQNDATTTKFALRAWARNADEVSANGVVGRRGADSGQVTMKDDLGDVFRRPLDAGHPIVILGDSYSAGEGTFDYVAAPRGVSAACHRSNKSYLIAELDPGDVVNLACSGAVSWDLYYEDGRSTPPQLTQLDDLDRAPGAVVMTLGGNDIGFADIVRECVVNSCDADAAQIESWNDSADSLRTWLGPVYEDVWKTINIERRRKQRNGAYAPVVVLAYPQVTHATKFGACGRIAGVKHTIGAGEVRVANNLVAHLNAALRAAVADARSAGYEVYFVQETADAMLPNHTLCDGRNAYVNDVLPIPAAKWPPIDARPESVHPNISGYAAETGAIVGWSAVVTPVPPDTSSHGPTATKVTDTPWSLLPFGTPSVDVSAQHTVDGSLLDGGPVIIQGTGYEPGGPVIVSIHSTPAVLGTLIADEDGDIRGTLHLPPRLELGRHEIVASGKGADGTFRQDRVAVSVLARAPAWVQLALVGTCLLLVVAVVCTALWRRGSRGGRSTAEDSPRAQPSRQP; encoded by the coding sequence GTGAGGGTCAGGGGGATCCTGGCCGCCGCTGCTCTGGCTGCGCTCGCCGTCGCAGGAGGGGCCGCGGCGGGCCACCAGACGGCGAGCGCGACACCCACTGCGACGACGGCCTCAGACGTGGTGCCGCCCGTCGTGGTCGTCCTCGACCTGTCGGGCTCGATGAATGATGACGACGGCACGGGACTCATCAAGCTGACAGGTGCGAAGAAGGCCGTCGACGAGGTGATCCGAGGCCTCCCGTCGTCGCAGCCCTTTGGGTTGTGGACGTATCCCGGGGGAGCCGACGACTGCGGGTCGGGCTCCTTCGCCATCACGCCGGGAACCATCCGCGACCTGGCCGGGACGATCGCCCGGGCCGACGCCCTGACCGCCGACGGTGGCACCCCGACCGGTCCAGCCCTGCAGAGCGCAGCCGACGCCCTGACGTCGCAAGGCACCAGCAAGGCGACGCTGGTGCTGATCTCCGACGGAGAGAGCAACTGCGGCGACAGTCCCTGCACGGTGGCGAAGGACCTCGTCACCAAGGGCTTCGACGTCACGATCCACACCGTCGGGTTCCGGGTGTCCGCGCAGGGACGCAGCGAGCTCAACTGCGTGGCGTCGGCCACCGGGGGCACCTACGTCGACGTCGACAACAGCAAGGAGCTGAACCAGACCCTCAAGCGCCTCACCCGCGCACGGCTGCGGATTCAAGCTGCGGGCCAAGCCGGTCAGCTCGACCTCGCACTCGGTCGGCTCACGGTCACGGTCTCCAACGACTCCGCGGTGACGGCGAACGACGTCCAGCTTCTCCTGACGCTCGACCGCAACGCCCCGGCCATCGGGAACACGCTGCTGCGGATCGGCAACCTCCTGCCCGGAACGTCGGTCGTCCGAACATGGAGCGTGGGTTCGCCTGTCCGCTCGCCCGGCGCAGCCATCGGCCAGAACGACGCGACAACGACCAAGTTCGCCCTGCGCGCCTGGGCCAGGAACGCCGACGAGGTGTCCGCCAACGGAGTGGTCGGTCGCCGTGGCGCCGACAGCGGTCAGGTCACGATGAAGGACGACCTCGGCGACGTCTTTCGCAGACCTCTCGACGCTGGGCACCCCATCGTGATCCTCGGGGACTCGTACTCGGCCGGGGAGGGGACCTTCGACTACGTCGCCGCACCGCGCGGCGTCTCGGCCGCATGCCACCGAAGCAACAAGTCGTATCTCATCGCCGAGCTCGACCCAGGAGACGTCGTGAACCTGGCCTGCTCGGGTGCGGTCAGCTGGGACTTGTACTACGAGGACGGGCGATCCACCCCGCCACAGCTCACCCAGCTCGACGACCTCGATCGCGCCCCCGGAGCGGTGGTGATGACGCTTGGGGGAAACGACATCGGCTTCGCGGACATCGTCAGGGAGTGCGTGGTGAACAGCTGCGACGCGGACGCGGCGCAGATCGAGTCCTGGAACGACTCCGCTGACTCCCTTCGCACCTGGCTCGGGCCGGTCTACGAGGATGTGTGGAAGACCATCAACATCGAACGGCGACGCAAGCAGCGGAACGGGGCCTACGCGCCGGTCGTCGTCCTGGCGTACCCGCAGGTGACTCATGCGACGAAGTTCGGTGCGTGTGGGCGGATCGCGGGAGTCAAGCACACGATCGGTGCCGGCGAAGTGCGGGTGGCCAACAACCTGGTCGCGCACCTCAACGCGGCGCTGCGAGCTGCAGTCGCAGACGCCCGGAGTGCTGGGTACGAGGTGTACTTCGTGCAAGAGACCGCGGACGCGATGCTTCCGAACCACACCCTCTGCGATGGCCGCAACGCCTACGTGAACGACGTCCTCCCGATCCCCGCGGCCAAGTGGCCGCCGATCGATGCCAGGCCCGAGTCCGTCCACCCCAACATCTCCGGCTACGCGGCCGAGACCGGCGCGATCGTGGGTTGGTCAGCCGTCGTGACCCCCGTCCCGCCCGACACCAGCTCCCACGGCCCCACCGCCACGAAGGTGACGGACACGCCCTGGTCTCTCCTCCCGTTCGGCACCCCGTCGGTCGACGTCTCCGCACAACACACGGTCGACGGCTCGCTCCTCGACGGCGGACCAGTCATCATCCAGGGCACCGGCTACGAGCCGGGTGGGCCCGTCATCGTCTCGATCCACTCCACGCCTGCCGTCCTCGGAACGCTCATCGCTGACGAGGACGGAGACATTCGCGGCACGCTCCACCTACCTCCGAGGCTCGAGCTGGGCAGGCACGAGATCGTGGCATCCGGCAAGGGCGCCGATGGGACGTTCCGACAGGATCGTGTCGCTGTGTCGGTGCTCGCCCGTGCGCCGGCGTGGGTGCAGCTGGCGCTCGTCGGAACGTGTCTGCTCCTCGTCGTGGCTGTCGTGTGCACCGCCCTCTGGCGGCGGGGCTCGCGCGGGGGTCGGTCCACTGCGGAAGACTCGCCGAGAGCTCAGCCGAGCCGTCAGCCGTGA
- a CDS encoding RimK family alpha-L-glutamate ligase produces MSSAGSPAGWDSGADVGLIVASPDSQGVHPDHEITEVVGALEAAGLRTIVVPWTARVDWGNVRALVLKSPWDYSMRSEEFARWLDHVEDQAVVLNPPAIVRWNYDKRYLRALLAGGVNATPFVTVDSLDRAKEALGDLGRARVVVKPTVSAGSRHTGLFEASDLAALQLVARILELGKTPMLMPALDAVEREGERGLVFFGGEFSHCGRKAPILARGGGYLGGQYTEIVDRDEPDADEIELGAHCLRLIADVATGLGVAPRHATPLYARIDVARGQDGRPCILEAELFEPSYFTGLDPRAAPRFAAALQRYLG; encoded by the coding sequence ATGAGCAGTGCGGGCTCGCCGGCCGGATGGGACAGCGGGGCGGACGTCGGGCTGATCGTTGCCTCGCCGGACTCGCAAGGAGTCCATCCCGACCACGAGATCACCGAGGTCGTGGGTGCGCTGGAGGCCGCTGGGCTACGGACGATCGTGGTGCCCTGGACGGCGCGGGTGGACTGGGGCAACGTCCGCGCCCTGGTTCTCAAGTCTCCCTGGGACTACTCCATGCGATCCGAGGAGTTCGCACGCTGGCTCGACCACGTGGAGGACCAGGCCGTCGTCCTCAACCCTCCGGCCATCGTCCGCTGGAACTACGACAAGCGGTACCTGCGCGCACTCCTTGCGGGTGGTGTCAACGCGACGCCGTTCGTTACGGTCGACTCCCTCGACAGGGCGAAGGAGGCACTCGGCGACCTCGGTCGTGCCCGGGTCGTGGTCAAGCCGACGGTCTCGGCGGGGTCACGTCACACCGGTCTGTTCGAGGCGAGTGACCTCGCCGCGCTCCAGCTGGTAGCTCGCATCCTGGAGCTGGGGAAGACGCCCATGCTGATGCCCGCGCTCGATGCGGTCGAGCGGGAGGGAGAGCGGGGGCTCGTGTTCTTCGGAGGTGAGTTCTCCCATTGCGGGCGTAAGGCGCCCATCCTGGCCCGCGGGGGCGGATATCTCGGTGGCCAGTACACCGAGATCGTCGATCGTGACGAGCCGGACGCTGATGAGATCGAGCTGGGTGCGCATTGTCTGCGGTTGATCGCGGATGTAGCGACCGGCCTGGGGGTAGCGCCCCGGCACGCGACGCCGCTCTACGCGCGGATCGATGTCGCGCGCGGTCAGGACGGTCGCCCGTGCATCCTCGAGGCAGAGCTCTTCGAGCCCAGCTACTTCACCGGTCTCGATCCTCGGGCCGCGCCGCGGTTCGCGGCCGCCCTCCAGAGGTATCTGGGCTAG
- a CDS encoding GNAT family N-acetyltransferase, translating to MDLFAQAWWTRERPRARVAAMLDSSPANAGLLVEGELVAFARAISDFEFKAVIVDVIVDASLRRAGLGRRVVSTLLNHPALGRVDDFELYCDPELVGYYAQLGFAQPAGTQFMRLSRT from the coding sequence ATGGACCTTTTCGCCCAAGCGTGGTGGACCCGCGAACGACCTCGTGCCCGAGTCGCCGCCATGTTGGACTCCTCGCCCGCCAACGCAGGCCTGCTCGTCGAGGGAGAGCTCGTTGCCTTCGCCCGCGCCATCTCCGACTTCGAGTTCAAGGCCGTCATCGTCGACGTGATCGTCGACGCGTCCTTGCGCCGTGCGGGCCTCGGCCGACGCGTCGTCTCCACTCTCCTCAACCACCCCGCCCTCGGGCGGGTGGACGACTTCGAGCTCTACTGCGACCCGGAGCTGGTGGGGTACTACGCGCAGCTCGGCTTTGCACAGCCAGCGGGCACGCAGTTCATGCGCCTCAGCCGCACCTAG
- a CDS encoding NAD(P)-dependent oxidoreductase — translation MWPQVPGPVAFEWVHAMGAGVDDFVDHSSQIGLLTRTIGGMPERMGTFVLALLLDHAHHLTAYAEAQRRRQWRPLGPAPLPSRAVVLGTGQIASGIARALGLHGVHVTGVNRSGRLASDFDTVYPWRDIDAALDGCQVLISALPASPATKGIISDTVLGSLRETQFINVGRGSTVDLSALQSALTRGSVVQADLDVFEVEPLEAASWLWAHPQVRITPHVGALSTVDDVVEAIATTFAELARGVRPPLHVDLEGEG, via the coding sequence ATGTGGCCGCAGGTACCCGGTCCGGTCGCGTTCGAATGGGTACATGCCATGGGCGCGGGCGTCGACGACTTCGTCGATCACTCCAGCCAGATCGGGCTGCTCACCCGCACCATCGGAGGGATGCCCGAGAGGATGGGCACGTTCGTCCTCGCTCTGCTTCTCGACCACGCGCACCATCTCACCGCCTACGCCGAAGCCCAGCGACGACGGCAGTGGCGTCCTCTGGGGCCGGCCCCGCTGCCGAGCCGTGCGGTGGTGCTCGGGACCGGCCAGATTGCGTCCGGCATCGCCAGAGCCCTTGGCCTACACGGAGTTCACGTGACCGGAGTGAACCGGTCGGGAAGACTCGCAAGCGACTTCGACACCGTCTACCCGTGGCGCGACATCGACGCGGCCCTCGACGGGTGTCAGGTCCTGATATCGGCCTTGCCCGCCTCGCCGGCGACCAAGGGCATCATCAGCGACACCGTGCTCGGATCGCTTCGCGAAACCCAGTTCATCAACGTTGGCCGGGGAAGCACCGTGGACCTCAGCGCCCTGCAGTCGGCGCTGACCCGAGGCTCGGTCGTCCAGGCCGACCTGGACGTGTTCGAGGTCGAACCACTGGAGGCAGCATCCTGGCTGTGGGCGCACCCCCAGGTGCGCATCACGCCACACGTGGGCGCCCTGAGCACTGTGGACGACGTCGTCGAAGCCATCGCCACGACGTTCGCGGAGCTGGCGCGCGGCGTCCGCCCACCACTGCACGTCGACCTGGAAGGAGAGGGTTAG
- a CDS encoding transporter substrate-binding domain-containing protein: protein MQRAFLCHSSVDAALAQQIVNELEAAGFPCWVAPRDVVSGINYPRQLVHAIQECSDFVVLVTPASAQSDHVLRELEQAARHRKSVLPIVVDGATSEDLDYYLGALHRIMGSEQSIVADVVRHFRQAGDEAPVPVPAAPPESQTAAASSDTLKVGVIPWPPFSCHGVDGKPSSGLFVELLDQFAVETGIAVRYTDVTNDAAAQGLRSGELDAVACLYRTPRREHEFDFAACLFASTIGAIVRADDTRIKSHGDLMRSDVRIAVCRGEIGAELAVDVFGAARGSARLVELDTTDVGNVGRMVQAGVADAAITDNITCRIVAQSIGPSVRHEFSTFPLYVGHIGLLMMKGRETLRDHLTERLQALRSGTTLEEAQRQLEQDYAGMLQVL, encoded by the coding sequence ATGCAGCGCGCTTTCCTCTGCCACAGCTCGGTCGACGCTGCGCTCGCGCAACAGATCGTCAACGAGCTCGAAGCCGCCGGCTTTCCCTGCTGGGTCGCCCCACGCGACGTGGTGTCCGGCATCAACTACCCCCGCCAGCTCGTTCACGCCATCCAAGAGTGCTCCGACTTCGTCGTCCTGGTGACGCCTGCCTCGGCGCAGTCAGACCACGTCCTGCGCGAACTGGAGCAGGCGGCGCGGCACCGCAAGTCCGTCCTGCCCATCGTCGTCGACGGCGCGACCTCCGAAGACCTCGACTACTACCTGGGCGCCCTCCACCGCATCATGGGGAGCGAGCAGTCGATCGTCGCCGACGTCGTGCGGCACTTCCGGCAGGCAGGCGACGAAGCACCGGTACCCGTACCCGCCGCGCCGCCGGAGAGCCAGACAGCCGCCGCGAGCAGCGACACCCTCAAGGTGGGCGTCATCCCGTGGCCGCCGTTCTCCTGCCACGGCGTCGACGGTAAGCCCTCCAGCGGCCTCTTCGTCGAGCTTCTCGACCAGTTCGCAGTCGAGACCGGGATCGCTGTGCGCTATACCGATGTCACCAACGACGCAGCTGCTCAGGGCCTGCGGTCAGGGGAGCTGGACGCGGTCGCCTGCCTGTACCGCACGCCTCGACGAGAACACGAGTTCGACTTCGCCGCCTGCCTCTTCGCGTCGACGATCGGTGCGATCGTCAGAGCAGACGACACCCGCATCAAATCTCACGGCGACCTGATGAGGTCGGACGTGCGGATCGCTGTGTGCCGGGGCGAGATCGGCGCCGAGCTGGCCGTCGACGTGTTCGGCGCCGCCCGAGGGTCCGCGCGCCTCGTCGAGCTCGACACCACCGACGTGGGCAACGTCGGCCGGATGGTGCAGGCCGGCGTCGCCGACGCCGCGATCACCGACAACATCACCTGTCGGATCGTCGCGCAGTCCATCGGACCGTCAGTTCGGCACGAGTTCAGCACCTTCCCGCTCTACGTCGGGCACATCGGCCTGCTGATGATGAAGGGCCGAGAGACGTTGCGGGACCACTTGACCGAGCGCCTGCAGGCCCTACGATCCGGAACCACGCTCGAAGAGGCGCAGCGGCAGCTCGAACAGGACTACGCAGGCATGCTGCAGGTGCTATGA
- the prfB gene encoding peptide chain release factor 2 produces MAATDFPAELKDLHTTIGSIQQVTDVDRLRADIKDLEQQSAAPDLWDDPEAAQKVTSRLSHLNAELERVESVAQRVDDLEVLVQMAQEEDDAATLAEAEAELEALKKTVGELEVRTLLNGELDQREALVTIRAEAGGVDAADFAEMLMRMYLRWAERHGYPTEVMDTSYAEEAGLKSATFAVHVPYAYGTLQVEQGTHRLVRISPFDNQGRRQTSFAGVEVLPVTESTDHIDIPESEIKVDVFRSSGPGGQSVNTTDSAVRMTHIPTGIVVSMQNEKSQIQNRAAALKVLQSRLLQVRKAEERAAMDALKGDGGSSWGNQMRSYVLHPYQMVKDLRTDYEVGNTSAVFDGDIDGFLEAGIRWKRTAERDDA; encoded by the coding sequence GTGGCTGCCACCGACTTCCCCGCTGAGCTCAAGGACCTGCACACGACCATCGGGTCGATCCAGCAGGTGACGGACGTCGACCGCCTGCGCGCCGACATCAAGGACCTCGAGCAGCAGTCCGCCGCGCCCGACCTGTGGGACGACCCCGAGGCCGCGCAGAAGGTCACCAGCCGGCTCAGCCACCTGAACGCCGAGCTCGAGCGCGTCGAGTCCGTCGCCCAGCGCGTCGATGACCTCGAGGTGCTCGTGCAGATGGCCCAGGAGGAGGACGACGCCGCCACCCTCGCCGAGGCCGAGGCCGAGCTGGAGGCGCTGAAGAAGACCGTGGGCGAGCTCGAGGTGCGCACGCTGCTCAACGGTGAGCTCGACCAGCGCGAGGCCCTCGTGACGATCCGCGCCGAGGCGGGCGGGGTCGACGCCGCCGACTTCGCCGAGATGCTCATGCGCATGTACCTGCGCTGGGCCGAGCGCCACGGCTACCCCACAGAGGTCATGGACACCTCCTACGCGGAGGAAGCCGGCCTGAAGTCGGCCACCTTCGCCGTCCACGTGCCCTACGCCTACGGCACGCTGCAGGTCGAGCAGGGCACCCACCGCCTGGTGCGGATCAGCCCGTTCGACAACCAGGGCCGGCGCCAGACCAGCTTCGCCGGCGTCGAGGTGCTGCCCGTCACCGAGTCCACCGACCACATCGACATCCCCGAGTCGGAGATCAAGGTCGACGTGTTTCGCTCGTCCGGCCCCGGTGGGCAGTCCGTCAACACCACCGACTCCGCCGTGCGGATGACGCACATCCCCACCGGCATCGTCGTCTCGATGCAGAACGAGAAGTCGCAGATCCAGAACCGCGCCGCCGCCCTCAAGGTGCTGCAGTCGCGGCTGCTGCAGGTGCGCAAGGCCGAGGAGCGCGCCGCCATGGACGCGCTCAAGGGCGACGGCGGGTCGAGCTGGGGCAACCAGATGCGCTCGTACGTGCTCCACCCGTACCAGATGGTCAAGGACCTGCGCACCGACTACGAGGTCGGCAACACCTCCGCGGTGTTCGACGGCGACATCGACGGCTTCCTCGAGGCCGGCATCCGCTGGAAGCGCACGGCCGAGCGCGACGACGCCTGA